Proteins encoded in a region of the Paenibacillus sp. E222 genome:
- a CDS encoding amino acid ABC transporter ATP-binding protein, whose translation MTHIIEVNQLRKSFGTLDVLKQVSFNVEPGEVIAVIGPSGSGKSTMLRSLIHLEDISGGTIRIQGQALAENGSYAGAADIRKITDRMGMVFQHFNLFPHLTVQANLELAPKTLKKESSAIIRQRSLELLGKVGLSDKADAYPANLSGGQKQRVAIARALMMQPDILLFDEPTSALDPELTGEVLRVIKQLAQENMTMMIVTHEMSFARDVADRVFFMDNGEIAEAGPPEQIFGNAKLERTRTFLQRVEVEG comes from the coding sequence ATGACACATATTATAGAAGTGAATCAATTAAGAAAATCATTCGGTACACTTGATGTGCTGAAGCAGGTATCGTTCAACGTGGAGCCAGGTGAGGTTATTGCCGTAATCGGGCCTTCCGGTTCAGGTAAAAGTACGATGTTACGCAGCCTGATTCATCTTGAGGATATTTCGGGAGGAACCATTCGCATTCAAGGCCAGGCGCTGGCTGAGAACGGTTCGTATGCAGGTGCCGCGGATATTCGGAAGATTACGGATCGCATGGGCATGGTCTTTCAGCATTTCAACCTGTTTCCGCATCTGACGGTACAGGCGAATCTGGAATTGGCACCGAAGACGTTGAAAAAAGAAAGCTCAGCAATCATCCGGCAGCGAAGTCTTGAATTGCTCGGTAAAGTAGGGCTGTCCGACAAGGCGGATGCTTATCCCGCCAATCTGTCCGGTGGACAGAAACAGCGCGTAGCGATTGCGCGCGCACTGATGATGCAGCCCGACATTCTGCTGTTCGACGAGCCGACCTCGGCACTTGATCCCGAGCTGACGGGGGAAGTACTGCGGGTCATCAAGCAACTGGCGCAAGAGAATATGACGATGATGATCGTCACCCATGAGATGAGCTTTGCCCGCGATGTCGCGGATCGCGTTTTCTTCATGGACAACGGCGAAATCGCCGAGGCGGGACCGCCGGAGCAGATCTTTGGCAATGCCAAGCTGGAGCGCACGCGCACGTTTTTGCAGCGAGTGGAAGTGGAAGGGTAA
- a CDS encoding amino acid ABC transporter substrate-binding protein yields MRKQAIFLLLISICMIVVAGCSSSGSKDNNAIIVGIDDKFAPMGFRDDKNEIVGFDIDYARAAAEKMGKEITFQPIDWSSKESELNSGRIDLIWNGYTITDERKDKVLFTKPYLENSQVAVTLADSPITKLDELDGKNVGLQALSSAADALAASPLKDKVNASEFPDNVLALTDLKTKRLDAVIIDEVVARYYMSKEEGTFKLLDESLAPEQYGIGVKKGNEELLNQLQKALDELNADGTAAEISTKWFGEDEVLK; encoded by the coding sequence ATGAGAAAACAAGCGATATTTCTATTATTGATCAGCATATGCATGATTGTTGTTGCGGGTTGTTCCAGCTCGGGAAGCAAAGATAATAATGCCATTATTGTGGGGATAGATGATAAATTTGCTCCAATGGGCTTCCGGGATGACAAGAATGAAATTGTTGGTTTTGATATCGATTATGCCAGAGCGGCAGCGGAGAAAATGGGTAAAGAAATTACGTTCCAGCCCATTGATTGGTCTTCCAAAGAATCGGAGCTGAACAGCGGCCGCATCGACCTGATCTGGAACGGGTACACGATTACGGATGAGCGGAAAGATAAAGTGCTGTTCACGAAGCCGTATCTGGAGAACAGCCAGGTTGCAGTCACACTCGCGGACTCACCGATTACGAAGTTGGATGAACTGGATGGCAAAAATGTAGGATTGCAGGCCTTGTCCTCTGCGGCAGATGCACTCGCGGCAAGTCCTCTGAAGGATAAAGTGAATGCTTCCGAATTCCCGGACAACGTACTGGCCCTTACCGATCTCAAGACGAAACGTTTGGATGCTGTCATCATCGACGAAGTGGTCGCGAGATATTACATGTCCAAGGAAGAGGGAACGTTCAAACTGCTGGATGAATCCCTTGCTCCGGAACAATACGGCATTGGTGTGAAAAAAGGCAATGAAGAACTGCTGAATCAGCTGCAAAAAGCGTTGGATGAGCTGAATGCCGATGGTACAGCAGCCGAGATTTCCACCAAATGGTTTGGTGAAGATGAAGTTTTGAAATAG
- a CDS encoding DUF4190 domain-containing protein, translating into MDQRHNDVDRYYSDPLPPPPYVVPKTNSKSIAALVLGILSVMIPYLGFLIGIVAIVFASISLKEIKLRMEQGRGLAIAGLVCGIIGTAIYAIIILLLLVAFVAFSSGEISSTY; encoded by the coding sequence TTGGATCAACGTCACAATGATGTGGACCGTTATTATAGCGATCCGCTTCCGCCACCACCTTATGTAGTACCAAAAACCAATAGCAAGTCTATCGCAGCTCTTGTCTTGGGGATTTTGTCAGTGATGATTCCATACTTGGGATTTCTGATAGGGATTGTTGCTATCGTATTTGCATCTATTTCTCTTAAAGAAATCAAGCTTCGCATGGAACAGGGAAGAGGACTCGCGATTGCTGGTCTTGTCTGTGGCATCATTGGCACGGCGATTTATGCAATTATCATTTTGCTCCTACTGGTTGCATTTGTCGCATTTTCTAGCGGCGAGATTTCTTCTACATATTAG
- a CDS encoding amino acid ABC transporter permease produces MSWEYLWGVMKPMLEGAQTTIFLFLLAIIVSVPLGFGVTLLMKSRFKPLAWIAHTYVYVMRGTPLMLQLLFFCFGLPLLPGVGEYLVFDRFTAAALAFILNYGAYFAEIFRGGLLSIDKGQHEAAQVLGLSKWQTMTKVIIPQMFRVALPATANESISLIKDTALLYAVAVPELLHYAQAAVNRDFRLTPFLIAAIMYLLMTMVLTLFFKALEKRYTFE; encoded by the coding sequence ATGAGCTGGGAGTATTTATGGGGCGTCATGAAGCCCATGCTTGAAGGGGCACAGACCACGATCTTTTTATTTTTGCTGGCCATTATAGTGTCTGTACCACTTGGATTTGGAGTAACTTTATTGATGAAAAGCCGATTCAAGCCGTTGGCATGGATCGCTCATACGTACGTATATGTGATGCGGGGAACGCCGCTGATGTTGCAGCTGTTGTTCTTCTGCTTCGGTCTGCCGCTGCTTCCAGGCGTAGGGGAGTATCTTGTATTTGACCGCTTTACGGCGGCAGCACTGGCCTTTATTTTGAATTATGGTGCGTACTTTGCCGAGATTTTCAGAGGTGGATTGCTCTCGATTGATAAAGGACAACATGAAGCTGCACAGGTACTGGGTCTAAGCAAATGGCAGACGATGACGAAAGTCATCATCCCGCAGATGTTTCGGGTAGCATTACCTGCTACTGCAAATGAATCCATAAGCCTTATTAAAGATACGGCATTGCTGTATGCTGTTGCTGTACCTGAGCTGCTGCATTACGCACAGGCCGCAGTAAACCGGGATTTCCGTCTGACACCATTCCTGATTGCAGCTATTATGTATTTGCTGATGACCATGGTACTCACCTTGTTCTTCAAGGCACTGGAGAAACGTTATACATTTGAGTAA